Proteins found in one Impatiens glandulifera unplaced genomic scaffold, dImpGla2.1, whole genome shotgun sequence genomic segment:
- the LOC124918303 gene encoding beta-glucosidase 12-like yields MLIIDGSLKGGRNELGIQHYKKIFNELESKGTKPFVTIFHWDLPQALEDEYMGFLSRDIVQDYVDYAEILFQEFGDKVKYWSTFNEPYMFILGGYINGSMAPGYCSPWLTKLNCTRGDSAVEPYLVAHYMLLAHAAVVKLYREKYQKKQGGEIGIAHVADWTVPLTHSAADKEARERATDFSFGWFVEPMIHGDYPEVMRRNVGVRLPKFTEEESASLIGSFDFIGLNYYSAKYVFNRKVPANPSEETYFTDINVYTTAERNGQLIGIPAPGSAWINVYPRGIRDFLIHVKDKYGNPKVFITENGISEKNDPSIPLSDALNDPWRIKYHFSHLDFLRVAIEEGSNVHGYFVWTLLDDLEWSSGYTVRFGISYIDFQDNLKRYKKASYEWFRKFLRPLLKDDSDEELKEKL; encoded by the exons atgttGATTATAGATGGATCCTTGAAGGGTGGTAGAAATGAGCTCGGCATCCAACATtacaaaaaaatcttcaatgAGCTTGAATCGAAAG gtaCAAAGCCATTTGTGACTATATTCCATTGGGATCTTCCGCAAGCACTTGAGGACGAATATATGGGTTTTCTCAGTCGCGATATTGT GCAAGATTACGTTGACTATGCGGAAATTCTTTTTCAAGAATTTGGTGATAAAGTAAAATATTGGTCTACTTTTAACGAGCCATACATGTTTATTCTCGGTGGTTATATCAATGGTAGCATGGCTCCGGGTTATTGTTCTCCTTGGTTGACAAAATTGAATTGCACACGCGGAGATTCGGCAGTTGAACCTTATTTGGTTGCTCATTATATGCTTCTTGCTCATGCAGCGGTCGTTAAActatatagagaaaaatatcAG AAAAAGCAAGGAGGTGAAATTGGAATAGCTCATGTTGCTGATTGGACTGTACCACTCACACATTCTGCAGCAGACAAGGAAGCTAGGGAAAGGGCTACTGATTTTAGCTTTGGATG GTTTGTTGAGCCTATGATACACGGTGACTACCCTGAAGTGATGCGTCGCAATGTAGGAGTCAGACTTCCGAAATTTACCGAAGAAGAGTCTGCTTCGTTGATAGGTTCATTTGATTTCATTGGTCTAAATTATTATTCAGcaaaatatgtattcaatagAAAAGTTCCAGCTAATCCAAGTGAAGAGACATACTTCACAGATATTAATGTCTACACTACAG CTGAGCGCAACGGGCAACTAATTGGGATTCCG GCTCCTGGTTCAGCTTGGATTAATGTCTATCCAAGGGGAATTCGTGATTTCCTTATCCATGTAAAGGATAAATATGGAAACCCAAAAGTTTTTATCACTGAAAATg GGATATCTGAAAAAAACGATCCCTCAATTCCTCTTAGTGATGCCCTTAATGACCCATGGAGAATCAAGTACCACTTTTCCCACCTTGACTTCCTTAGAGTTGCTATAGA GGAAGGTTCAAATGTGCACGGATACTTTGTATGGACGTTGTTGGATGACCTTGAATGGAGCTCTGGCTACACAGTTCGTTTTGGAATTAGTTACATCGACTTTCAAGACAACCTCAAGAGATACAAGAAAGCTTCTTATGAATGGTTCAGAAAATTTCTTAGGCCGCTTTTGAAGGATGATTCGGATGaggaattaaaagagaaattatga